A segment of the Deltaproteobacteria bacterium genome:
AACGCGAGCTTCTACCTGCGCGGCGAGCAGCGCGCCTGGGACGGCCCCGGGTACCGCGCCTGGCTCGAGGCCAAGCGCGCGGAGGTCGCGTCGGACCTGGATCTCGCGCGTTCCCCGTCGTAGAGCCACGCTAGACTGAGCCTCGGGGGGACGTGATGAGCGCAGGCGATTCCGGAGCGGACCACGCGCGCGAGCTCAGCCCGCTGCGCAAGACCACGCGCGCGACCAGCGTCGAGGGGCTCGTCGACGAGCAGCTGCGCCACTTCTCGCTCGACCCTGCGAGCCCGCTCGGGCGCGAGCTCGCCGCGGTCGCCGGCCACGTCTACCGCGCGAACCAGGCCATGCACGGGCTCTGGGACGAGACCGTGCGCAGGCTCGCCGGACTCGACCGGAGCGACCGGATCGCGTTCTTCAACGCGAAACGCTTCCTCTGCTTCCAGCTGGCGAAGCTGCTCGACCCGCTGCAGAACCCGA
Coding sequences within it:
- a CDS encoding Cys/Met metabolism pyridoxal-phosphate-dependent enzyme; this encodes MSAGDSGADHARELSPLRKTTRATSVEGLVDEQLRHFSLDPASPLGRELAAVAGHVYRANQAMHGLWDETVRRLAGLDRSDRIAFFNAKRFLCFQLAKLLDPLQNP